GCAAGCTTAAACCTGTAGGCTACAACGAGTGGGTGCCTGTGAAAAACGCTAAGCAGCACTACTTTACCCACATTCGTTTTCAGCCCGCTGGGCACATATTGGGAAGTGCTTATGTGGAAGTGAAGTTGCCCAATAAAGAGATTGTGGTGTTTTCTGGTGATCTTGGCCCAAGCAACACGCCTTTGTTGCCCGACCCAAAGCCACCTAAGCGAGCAGACTATCTGTTTTTGGAATCGACTTATGGCGATAAACGTCATGAAAGTGTTGAATCCCGTTCTAAGCGATTACTAGAGATTATTCAGCGTAGCCTTAGTGATGGCGGCGCCATTATCATTCCGGCATTTAGCGTTGGGCGAACCCAAGAACTGCTGTTTGATATAGAAACCCTGTTGTCGCAACACCAGCTAAGTGAGCGCTTACCTATTGTTGTGGATTCACCACTCGCGGCTAAGGTGACCAATGCCTATCGGCGGTATCGTAAGCTTTGGAGTAGAGAAGCAAAAGCGAAGGTCTTGGATGGGCAGCGTCCGCTCAGCTTTGATCAATGCATTGTGGTGAAGTCTCACCGAGAGCATGCAAGGCTGGTGAATCGACTGGCGGCCACGGGTGAGCCAGCGATTGTGATTGCTGCTTCTGGGATGTGTCAGGGTGGGCGTATTGTGGATTACCTAAAAGTGCTGTTGCCTGATGAGAGAACCGATGTGGTGTTTTGTGGGTATCAGGCAGGTGGTACGTTGGGGTGGGATATTCAGGCGGGTCGTTCTTCTGTTGTGATTGATGGTGATTCGGTTGACGTTAAGGCGAGTGTGCATTCAATGTCTGGGTATTCGGCGCATGCAGATAAGAACGATCTATTAGCGTTTGCGCTGAGATGTTCAGCGCACCTTAAGCAAGTGCATTTGATGCATGGTGAGTCAAAGTCAAAACAACATTTAGCGTATGATCTTTACCAGATCAAAGGTGCTAAAATAGAGCTATAGGGAGAAACATGCAACTTAATTGGTTGGATTTCTGCCTGTGAAAGAGTCGCGTCTCATTGGTAACTCGGGTACAATCCGGCTTGTTTTTACGTTATGTAGTATCCTGTTGCCACAGAGTTGTGTACAAATCTAGGTGGTAAGTTTGCTTTTTGAGGGTGTTACTTAAGGGCGGTAGCATTTGCTTTCGGAGGATATTATTAAAGCGCAAGTTATGAGTACTGTTGGTGTGCAGTTATTGGGGAAACTACTAATTGCAGGTGGAGGGGTCCTACTTGCTAGATTGCTCGGGCCAGAGGATTATGGTTCTTATAGCTATATACTGTCAATAATAACGATTGCAACATTACCAGTTGTAGCTGGTATGCCCAACTTGATTATTAGAGAGCTCTCAATCTATCAACAAAACAAAATGTGGGGACTGGTAGTCGGATTGATATCTTGGTGTCGATGTTACGCTATGCTGATGTCGGCTTTTGCTGCACTATTTGTTTTTTTTGCATATGTTCTAGGATTTATTGTAGATGTAAATCTCAATGTTCTATTAATTGCTCTAGTGTTAGTTCCTTTTAGGGCTTTTTTATCTCAGCAATGTGCGTTCCTTAATGCATTTCAAAGGCCAGCCTTAGCCAAAGTGCCAGAGCAAATAATAAATCCGACGCTAAGTATGATCTTTATTTTATTGTTTGCATATTATTCTAGTGTAACATTAGAAACAGTTTTTATATCTGTGGTGCTATCTACAATTTTGTCTCAAGTTATTGGTGTGATTTTATCTCGAAATAATCTCGAAGTTGTAAGAGGCAACCTAAATCCAGAATGGAAAATGAGAATCTGGGTCAAGTCTCTAGTCCCGTTTGCGTTAATCGCATTTGTTTATACCCTAAACTCGGAAGTCGCAACAGTTTTTCTTGGTAGCTTTAGTTCACATCAAGAGGTTGGATACTTTAAGGTGGCAATTCAAGCGGTAGCTATTATCTCTATTGGTTTGTCTTCAGTAAATTCCGTCATCATGCCCAAAATTGCCAGATCTTATAACATAAGAGATATTTCTCAGGCTCAGGCTACTATTAGAAGCGGAGTTAGATATAGCGTTCTATTATCAATGTTTATTGTTTTTGCGTATGTTTTTTATGGACGCCACTTAATTGATTTTTTATTTGGGGTGGAATATTCAGGAGTGTATGAAATATTAATTATTCTTACTTTTTATCAAGTGATAGATGTGCTTCTAGGACCTGTCGGCCTAGTGCTTAATATGACTGGAAATGAGGGGAAGGCACTTTCTAGACTCTTGGTGGTATTTGCTGTTAATGTTGCTCTTTTGTTCTTGCTTGTTCCATTATATGGTGCGGCAGGAGCTGCGTATGCAATGTTATTTAGTTTGGTCTTATTAAAAGTGTTGATGTGTTTTGCTGTTTATCAGTCGACAGGGTTAAAAACTTATATACATTGAGGGTTTATAATGAATAGTGAGATTTTTTTTAAACCAATCGAAAATGACGTTTTGAAGTATGATCATGGCTTGACGCATTTAGATGATGGTATTACAGCATTTATTCGATTAAAGGATGAAGCTCAAACAATAGAAGCATCTCTAAGATCAATTGAAGGTTTGTTTGATTATTACGTTATTCTTATTCAGCCATCGAATGATAAGACGGCTGAAATCGTTAAAGAAGTTATGAAGGATAGTAAAGCGACTATAGTACATTACCCTTATGAATCTTGGCCAAATGGCCCTGGATATTCAGAACAGGATGAAACTAGTGTTTATAGTAGAACGTTCTTTTACAACTTTGGTACTCAATTCATTCCAACAAAGCATGCATTTAAGTGGGATGGTGATATGATTGCGAGTACGGATTTAAGGAAGTACCTTTCTAAATGGCGTAAAAATAAGCGCGGTTATGTTGCAATGAAAGGAGTTGAGTGTGCAGATGGTTTGTGTGCCACAGTGAATTCGAGAATATATACGGGTAATGAAGTTCGAATATTTAAATCTAAGAAGAGTGCGTTTAGTAATGGCCCTAAATGTGAAATACTAAACATATATAAGAAAGGCCTATTGTATGCAATTTTTCGAAGGTTGTTTATTTATAAGATGCAGCAGCCAATGTACTATCATTTTAAGTATGCAAAACTAGAAAGTAGTCAGACAAAGGCTTGGCCTGAAAATTGGCGAGAAGTTGAACATTTTGTAAACCTTATGAGCTTTGATGTTGAAAGCAATAAAACAACCTTAAGGCCGCTTAGTGAAAATATATTGAAATAGGTTTTCTATGATACGAAAAATAGTTAGAAATATTATCCCAATACAATTTCGCTCTATGATACAGCGCTTAAGAGGGCGAAGTGTCTATCATGATTATTAT
The Vibrio sp. CB1-14 DNA segment above includes these coding regions:
- a CDS encoding MBL fold metallo-hydrolase, whose amino-acid sequence is MELTRGVFVHHHGGKNTVTGSCHELNIEGNSILIDCGLFQGGDAKPKSLDIDFSLAAVRALVLTHAHIDHIGRLPWLFAVGFREPIYCTHATAHLVPLMLEDGLALQLGLTKSQRAHIVQLISRKLKPVGYNEWVPVKNAKQHYFTHIRFQPAGHILGSAYVEVKLPNKEIVVFSGDLGPSNTPLLPDPKPPKRADYLFLESTYGDKRHESVESRSKRLLEIIQRSLSDGGAIIIPAFSVGRTQELLFDIETLLSQHQLSERLPIVVDSPLAAKVTNAYRRYRKLWSREAKAKVLDGQRPLSFDQCIVVKSHREHARLVNRLAATGEPAIVIAASGMCQGGRIVDYLKVLLPDERTDVVFCGYQAGGTLGWDIQAGRSSVVIDGDSVDVKASVHSMSGYSAHADKNDLLAFALRCSAHLKQVHLMHGESKSKQHLAYDLYQIKGAKIEL
- a CDS encoding oligosaccharide flippase family protein; translated protein: MSTVGVQLLGKLLIAGGGVLLARLLGPEDYGSYSYILSIITIATLPVVAGMPNLIIRELSIYQQNKMWGLVVGLISWCRCYAMLMSAFAALFVFFAYVLGFIVDVNLNVLLIALVLVPFRAFLSQQCAFLNAFQRPALAKVPEQIINPTLSMIFILLFAYYSSVTLETVFISVVLSTILSQVIGVILSRNNLEVVRGNLNPEWKMRIWVKSLVPFALIAFVYTLNSEVATVFLGSFSSHQEVGYFKVAIQAVAIISIGLSSVNSVIMPKIARSYNIRDISQAQATIRSGVRYSVLLSMFIVFAYVFYGRHLIDFLFGVEYSGVYEILIILTFYQVIDVLLGPVGLVLNMTGNEGKALSRLLVVFAVNVALLFLLVPLYGAAGAAYAMLFSLVLLKVLMCFAVYQSTGLKTYIH